A single Filimonas effusa DNA region contains:
- a CDS encoding arginase family protein has translation MADLSGFDPNLAGNPHNNIFGLPFTEEEAALVLLPVPWEVTVSCTAGTARCAEHIFKASLQVDLFDADIPNGWKEGFYMREVNKKILLKSDYLRKEAELYIDYISKGEAVEKNKFMCKSLRDINEGSLLLNDWVYEQTRELLQRNKLVALIGGDHSTPLGLWKALAEQHGDFGILQIDAHSNLRTSYGNFKYSHASVMHNALSEIPHLTKLVQLGVRDYSETEHQYVANNPARIACFLDRNIKERIYEGDTWKSITNDIIAQLPQKVHISFDIDGLDPKLCPHAGTPVPGGFDIEPLLYLFKRIIESGRQLISFDLVEIGVGEQEWDANVGAHLLWRLCNLMIKSKQQWSTTS, from the coding sequence ATGGCAGATCTATCGGGGTTTGACCCCAACCTAGCAGGCAATCCGCACAACAACATCTTCGGCCTTCCTTTTACAGAAGAAGAAGCAGCACTTGTTCTATTACCCGTCCCCTGGGAAGTGACCGTTAGCTGTACCGCCGGAACCGCACGCTGCGCTGAACATATCTTCAAAGCAAGTTTACAGGTCGACCTCTTCGACGCCGATATTCCCAACGGATGGAAAGAAGGCTTTTACATGCGCGAGGTCAATAAAAAGATCCTCCTCAAAAGCGATTACCTCCGCAAAGAAGCCGAACTCTACATCGATTATATCTCCAAAGGAGAAGCCGTAGAAAAAAACAAGTTCATGTGTAAAAGCCTGCGCGATATCAACGAAGGCAGCCTTTTGCTCAACGACTGGGTCTACGAACAAACCCGCGAGCTCCTGCAACGCAATAAACTGGTAGCCCTCATAGGCGGCGACCATAGTACCCCCCTCGGCCTGTGGAAAGCCCTCGCAGAACAACATGGCGATTTCGGTATCCTGCAGATCGATGCACACTCCAACCTCCGTACCTCATACGGTAACTTCAAATATTCACACGCGTCTGTAATGCATAACGCCCTGTCCGAGATCCCCCACCTCACAAAACTGGTACAGCTCGGCGTCCGCGATTATTCCGAAACAGAACACCAGTACGTAGCAAACAATCCCGCACGTATCGCCTGCTTCCTCGATAGGAACATCAAAGAACGTATCTATGAAGGCGATACCTGGAAAAGCATTACCAACGATATTATAGCCCAGCTGCCGCAAAAAGTACATATCAGCTTCGATATCGACGGCCTCGATCCTAAACTCTGCCCCCATGCCGGCACTCCGGTACCAGGAGGCTTTGATATAGAGCCCTTATTATATTTATTCAAACGTATTATTGAAAGCGGCCGCCAGTTGATTAGCTTTGACCTGGTAGAAATAGGCGTAGGTGAACAGGAATGGGATGCCAATGTAGGCGCTCACCTCTTATGGCGCCTGTGTAACCTGATGATTAAAAGCAAACAACAATGGAGTACGACTTCCTGA